The Pungitius pungitius chromosome 15, fPunPun2.1, whole genome shotgun sequence nucleotide sequence GCCGAGGGATCGTCACTAGAACAAAACTGTCCACATCATCAGCCAGTTATGACAAGTTACCACTTTAAATAGTGCTGCCgcaaggcattgtgggtaaaaggAACAAAGGAAGCATTGTAGCTCCTTTCCTCAGTGTGACCTCCTCTCGTctggtgtctctctgcaggtttCTTCGGGGGAAACCTTCCAGACTACCAGCGAGCCGAGGTCATGATGTTCGTCATGGGCAAGGTGCCCGTGTACGGGACCCCGTGCCACACCTTGGACACCGTCAAGATCgggtgagacgcacacacacacacacacacacacacaccctcgctCTTCTCTGAAGTGAATCTGGTCTCcgtctgtcctctcctcctggaCCTCCTGCAGTGAATTCACCCACTAAAGCAATCTAATCCTTTCAGGCCTCTGGAGATAATCCCAAATCAAACAAGcaccttcctccttctcctcttcctcaaagagcaacagccccccccccgtgtcttaGCCCCTTTTTGATTAATGAGGGACTAATGTgacgtcctcttcctctgctgtcCCTCAGGCACCAGGGCACCAAGCGGATCCAGACCATGCTGCTGAGCTCGCTCATCATGGTGAGTgatgaacacgcacacacatgaagaCTGAAGGTACCACATGCTgtccgagggggaggggggagggggggcatcattgatgttgttaaaatgatctttttaaaCATCACATGAGTTCCGCATGAAAGCCTCAGATGACGTTCCAGAGAAGGTGGTCAACATGTGGACTGtttcagtcccccccccacctccgcccCGCCCTGTGGAATAATGTCATCACGCTGtgataaatccccccccccccccctctacctcaGGTGACCTCTGGCTTTAAGTCCAAGTCCATGGCGGCCGCCttgcctccttccttcctggaTCCGCTCTTCTCCATCTCGCTGATGGAGGACAGCGAGCTGAGGCAGCTGGTGCTGGAGATCCTGCACAACATCATCGATCGCCATGACAACCGCGCCAAGCTCCGCGGCATCAGGTACAAAATACACACGGTCAAAAGTAACCTCcaagtactaataccacagCGTATAAGTAATGCAATCTGAAGTGATGCATCATGGTCTATAAGAGAACCACAGTAGAATATCGACCTGTAAGATGGAggaggaatgaatgaatgaatgaatgaatgaatgaatgttgaaCCGTCCTCGTGTTGGACGTGTGTCTCTGTCCTCGTTGCAGAGTCATTCCCAACGTTGCAGCTCTCAAGATCAAAAGAGAGAAGATTTCCAAGCAAGACGTGGCGTTCATGAAGAAGGTAgaacatctgggggggggggcttcacttTGTTCAACCTGTAgatgtcagaggtcacaggggtCAATGGCCTTCAGTCTCCATCTGAACGTTTAGATGTTCAGCTTTCTTCTTGAGTAGGTTTACAGCTCATCCATGAACATCAGGAGGTGTTTCATGTGGTCACTGGCGAGGCGTCGTGTGCTCAATCCTTTACTGTGCTCTCATGAACGAATGAATGAAGAGCACAACTTGTGGTAGAGAAGATGTTGTGAGCGTTTTAATGGATGaatgttgtcccccccccccccccccccccccccagcacggcCAGCAGCTCTACCGACACATCTATCTGGGCTGCAAAGAGGAGGACAACGTCCACAAAAACTTTGAGCTGCTCTTCACCACGTTGGCCATTCTGACCATCGAGCTGGCCAACGAGGAGGTGGTCATCGACCTCATCCGGCTCTCCATCGCCATGCAGGTGTCATGTGACTCCTCCGTTCATCCCCTCACTAAACACGACTTCATGCTCTCGGcgtctagtttcaagtcttccgatttgtggtttttgtcatgatttatttaatatattttgatcTGATCTTGATTGACGGGTCCGTACCTCGATGGAGGAATCATCTACGTCTTCATGCTGCCTCGTGTCCTCTGTAGGACACGGCTCTGACCAACGAGGAGAACATGCCCATGCTGGTCCGCTGTGGCATCATGGCGTTGGTGGCGGCGTACCTCAACTTCCTGAGCCAGATGATCGCAAACCCCCCCTTCTGTCAGCACGTCAGCAAGGTGCGTGAACAAGCCCCGCCCACATCCCGCCACCAGGCCGCACGTCCTCACGTCCCTTCTCCCGTCAGGTCATCGAGCTGAGGAGCTTGGACGCTCCGTACCTCCTGCCAGAGCATGTCTTCAGAGACAAGTGTCCGTGAGTACGCAGGTCTGAAGGCCTCCGAGCGGCCCCGGAAGGACAGATTCACGGTccggtctcctcccccccccccccccccccccccaggctccccGAGTCCCTGGACAAGGAGGACCGGCTGCTCTACTTCCAGACCGCCGAGGTGGCGGAGAGCCTGGCAGGACCCGGGTACAACGCCGAGAGGCTGTCCATCCCGTACGTCCCCCAGGTCACAGGTAGGCCCCGCCGGGACAACGCGAACATCTGGAATGTCACGAACCGGAGCTTAACGTGCAGGAAGACATTGTTCTCTTTGTCTGAGAGGAGTCTAACTCCCCGtctgctcccccctcctccaccccctccgacccccgacccccccccagtGCTTTACACAGTAGGGAAGATCCTCCACAGGTGCAAGCAGACGTCCAGAGGTAACGACTAGCGTAGAGGAGGAGTCCTCTGAAGGACCTCAGCCAGAACCTCTCATTCATGCTTCCATGCTTCCTCCAGTCTGAACACCAGACGTAAACATCTGCGTGCTCCTGGAGCTAAAAGGAAGGCGTGTTAGTGACTCCAGATGTGGTCAGCAGAGGTGCTGAAGGTCCAATGAGGACCTCTCCAGCTGTTAAATGTGTTGCTCGGTGGTCTCCCACACATCCAAACTGCATTCACCCTCTCACCTCTGGACCTGTGTGATGACAGGGTGCGTGAAGGTCCAAGCCGCCTCCTCTAGAGACAACACGTCCTCGCTGTCAATCAATAGTCTCTGTTCAAATACaagtgtatatataataataagtataatatataaataaatataatagtCTGTACAGACTTGATGTTGCATGAATGAAACAGCTACAGGCTGTAGGTAACACAGGAAGTGACCGTTCCATGTAGTCCGTAGTCTTCTGACCTTCTTGACCTTCTTCATGAAGCACACATTCAAAGGTTTGGATCTGTGAGTCGTGTAGAAACCTCGTTTTTCAATCGTTTGGTTTCACGCTGAACGCCAGTCTGCAGTTTGGTTGCATGGGAGCGTGAGAAGAGACTGGTCCCCTTTGATGGATGCTCCTCTGCCAAGCTGCAGAGGAGCATCAGGGAAccagatgaccccccccccctagatgAGCCCCCACGTAGTCTCCACTAGGATCCCACTGTAATGAAATGCTTCACCACTAAAAGTGAACCCTGCCTTGTTTGCATCGCGTCTGGGGGGAACGTCGTGGTGAGTATGTGAGCGTAGATGTTCGTAGGCGCCCCCCCTCCTGGGGGAGTAGTCGTGGTTCTTGTGGTGCTGTAGACGCTGGTTTCCATTATTCATCCAAAAGGCAGCGAATGAGGCGCTGTGGGAGCATGTTCTGTAGCAttgtgcagaggggggggagggggtgaaggACTTGAGCAGGCGAGCTGAGAGCCCCCCCACGGGGTCGCCCTTCAACTGATTGGAGTCATCAGCACCCTGCTGCTCCAAGCTAAAAGGGATGACAAGTTCGTCTgagtgcttttgtgtgtttgctgactTTGTTGGAACAGAAACTCCAGGAGATCTGAAGCTGTGAGCTTCTGAGCCCCCACTAACATCTCATACATCTCACATATCTCATCACATACATCACATATCTCATACATCTTGTACATCTCATACATCACATACATCACATATCTCATACATCTTGTACATCTCATACATCACATACATCACATATCTCACATATCTCATACATCACATACATCACATATCTCATACATCTTGTACATCTCATACATCACATACATCACATATCTCACATATCTCATACATCACATACATCACATATCTCATACATCTTGTACATCTCATACATCACATACATCACATATCTCACATATCTCATACATCTTGTACATCTCACACATCTCATACATCACATATCTCATGCATCTCATGCATCTTGTACATCTTGCACATCTCATATCTCTCCTATGATACATCTTGTATCTCATCCCATATCTCATATATCTCACGTCCATCTTGTCTCATAAATCTCACATCTGAACTCGTCCTGTAGATCTAGATCGTCTGACCAGGAGGAAGAGCTTTGTGGACACAATCTCCCTCCAAGTGGACATCGTGTCCAGCAGCCTTCCAGACAAGGTGAGAGACGTGTCCACATGTCCACCCGTCCATGTGGACGTCTCTGACCCCTCTGTTTTCTCACGATTCCAGTCCCAGCTGGCTGAGGAGATCACGTTCGAGACCCTGAAGAAGGCCATCGGTGAGATGCCAGCGAAGCAGATCAAACATTAGAGACAAATCCTCACCAATGGCATGTTGTTCATGAGATAACTCCTAACGAGAGTCCTCCTGGTCCCAGACACCACCgggctggaggagcaggagagggagaagaggcgtCAGCTGATGGAGAAGTTCCAGAAAGCTCCGTTTGAGGAGATCGCCGCCCACTGCGAGTCCAAGGTGCAGATCTTCTCCGAGAGGAGCAGTGATCCCGTTCACAGCTTCCAGTAACGGTCCTTTTGTTGTTCCTGCAGGCCAACATGCTGCACGACCGCCTGGCACACATCTTTGAGCTGACCATCCGGTGAGTAGAAGATACCTTTTCTGTATTGTTTGCTCTGAGCATCCATCAGGTCCATTTCCTCACTCGGCAGTTCTTtcccccccaggcctccacccaGCCCCTCCGGAGTGGTCTCCATCTCCTCGGGACACCCCCAGCACCAGTCGGTCCCCGTCTACGAGATGAAGTTCCCCGACCTGTGTGTCTACTGATGCTCCTCTGGAAGAAGAACCGGAGCAAAGAGCTGCATCAACAGCTTCCTTtaccccccccttacccccccccccctccttcaggcTGAAAACGGTACTTCCTCTTCCCCCAAAATGTGCTTTCATGACTTCAGCCGCAGCTTCTCGTCTTACTGGACTTTTTCATCGGAGACGAGTTCTTACTTTTACGCTCTGAACAAACCGATTGGTCGCACTTTATTTCCCTGCAAGTCACTGAGATCAAAGCTTCCGCCTTCAGCGCGTAggcttcccagcatgcatctggTGTGGCGTCTTCACGCCTTTGTATCCGTTGTTATCGTCACGGTGTTAGCTGTCCCAGAGGAGGACTGTAAGGAGTTACCTGGTGGTCCAAGGCGTTGGGCATGTTaggagtgatgatgatgatgatgatgatggaggacGGAGGACGGAGAAAGTGGACTGAAAGCAACACAGAGACGTGTCTCTGCAAGTCAACAGTATCAAATATTCCCACTGGGATGTTTGAAGACCTTCAGGAACAGGAAGTTACATCATCGTAGTCACCTGGACTCATTGGTCAGGTTCCATTTACCAGCATCTTGAAGACCTGGATTCAAGTTCATTTATTGTCCCAAACAGCAACAAGAGGTCGATGGGGCGGGATCCCAAGAAATGTTCATCACCAGCCTTCATGGACTCATTTACTAGtgtagaatgaatgaatgaatgaatgaatgtagcTTTCATTGGGACGAGTCAACAAGTTGACGAATTGTTCCTgcatccacttcctgtttttacCCAACATGCACAGCAACAATGAAACGTCTTTTGTCCATTGACCGTTGTCTTCTTTCATGGAGACAGAATCTGTTCGTGAACGTTTCTAGAAGCACAAAAACAAGGTGATCTCCACTGCACCTgagccagccagccagctagctagctagcaggctaacgcgagcatgctagctagctagcaggctaacgcAAGCATGCTACACTCCACTAGCAAACCACGACTGGTTCTTAATGTCAAAGTGACCCCCAGGATGTGAGGAGGCGCGCTGATCTGCCCCCCTGCTTTACTGTCCTTTGTTTGGCTGCAGAACTTTTAT carries:
- the efr3a gene encoding protein EFR3 homolog A isoform X1 — protein: MMDSENNESGVCGCCGPLRPRYKRLVDNIFPEDPKDGLSKSDMEKLTFYAVSAPEKLDRIGAYLAERLSRDVVRHRYGNVVIAMEALDQLLMACHSQSIKPFVESFLHMVAKLLESREPDLQVLGTNSFVKFANIEEDTPSYHRRYDFFVSQFSAMCHSTHDEPETRTRIRVAGIKGLQGVVRKTVNDELQAIIWEPQHMDKLIPSMLFNMQDSEDLDRAGHPSTPSVAGQDGEENPAALAESCFRELLGRAAYGNMNNAVRPVLVHLDNHHLWDPNEFAVSCFRIIMYSIQAQHSHHVIQQVLNHLDTNHRNTPRVRAGIVQVLLETVAIAAKGSVGPTVLEVFNTLLKHLRMSVDLELGDSSRRNSGVSVSSGRGKESEERIVQNAIIQTIGFFGGNLPDYQRAEVMMFVMGKVPVYGTPCHTLDTVKIGHQGTKRIQTMLLSSLIMVTSGFKSKSMAAALPPSFLDPLFSISLMEDSELRQLVLEILHNIIDRHDNRAKLRGIRVIPNVAALKIKREKISKQDVAFMKKHGQQLYRHIYLGCKEEDNVHKNFELLFTTLAILTIELANEEVVIDLIRLSIAMQDTALTNEENMPMLVRCGIMALVAAYLNFLSQMIANPPFCQHVSKVIELRSLDAPYLLPEHVFRDKCPLPESLDKEDRLLYFQTAEVAESLAGPGYNAERLSIPYVPQVTDLDRLTRRKSFVDTISLQVDIVSSSLPDKVRDVSTCPPVHVDVSDPSVFSRFQSQLAEEITFETLKKAIDTTGLEEQEREKRRQLMEKFQKAPFEEIAAHCESKANMLHDRLAHIFELTIRPPPSPSGVVSISSGHPQHQSVPVYEMKFPDLCVY
- the efr3a gene encoding protein EFR3 homolog A isoform X2 codes for the protein MPAGVCGCCGPLRPRYKRLVDNIFPEDPKDGLSKSDMEKLTFYAVSAPEKLDRIGAYLAERLSRDVVRHRYGNVVIAMEALDQLLMACHSQSIKPFVESFLHMVAKLLESREPDLQVLGTNSFVKFANIEEDTPSYHRRYDFFVSQFSAMCHSTHDEPETRTRIRVAGIKGLQGVVRKTVNDELQAIIWEPQHMDKLIPSMLFNMQDSEDLDRAGHPSTPSVAGQDGEENPAALAESCFRELLGRAAYGNMNNAVRPVLVHLDNHHLWDPNEFAVSCFRIIMYSIQAQHSHHVIQQVLNHLDTNHRNTPRVRAGIVQVLLETVAIAAKGSVGPTVLEVFNTLLKHLRMSVDLELGDSSRRNSGVSVSSGRGKESEERIVQNAIIQTIGFFGGNLPDYQRAEVMMFVMGKVPVYGTPCHTLDTVKIGHQGTKRIQTMLLSSLIMVTSGFKSKSMAAALPPSFLDPLFSISLMEDSELRQLVLEILHNIIDRHDNRAKLRGIRVIPNVAALKIKREKISKQDVAFMKKHGQQLYRHIYLGCKEEDNVHKNFELLFTTLAILTIELANEEVVIDLIRLSIAMQDTALTNEENMPMLVRCGIMALVAAYLNFLSQMIANPPFCQHVSKVIELRSLDAPYLLPEHVFRDKCPLPESLDKEDRLLYFQTAEVAESLAGPGYNAERLSIPYVPQVTDLDRLTRRKSFVDTISLQVDIVSSSLPDKVRDVSTCPPVHVDVSDPSVFSRFQSQLAEEITFETLKKAIDTTGLEEQEREKRRQLMEKFQKAPFEEIAAHCESKANMLHDRLAHIFELTIRPPPSPSGVVSISSGHPQHQSVPVYEMKFPDLCVY
- the efr3a gene encoding protein EFR3 homolog A isoform X3 — its product is MMDSENNESGVCGCCGPLRPRYKRLVDNIFPEDPKDGLSKSDMEKLTFYAVSAPEKLDRIGAYLAERLSRDVVRHRYGNVVIAMEALDQLLMACHSQSIKPFVESFLHMVAKLLESREPDLQVLGTNSFVKFANIEEDTPSYHRRYDFFVSQFSAMCHSTHDEPETRTRIRVAGIKGLQGVVRKTVNDELQAIIWEPQHMDKLIPSMLFNMQDSEDLDRAGHPSTPSVAGQDGEENPAALAESCFRELLGRAAYGNMNNAVRPVLVHLDNHHLWDPNEFAVSCFRIIMYSIQAQHSHHVIQQVLNHLDTNHRNTPRVRAGIVQVLLETVAIAAKGSVGPTVLEVFNTLLKHLRMSVDLELGDSSRRNSGVSVSSGRGKESEERIVQNAIIQTIGFFGGNLPDYQRAEVMMFVMGKVPVYGTPCHTLDTVKIGHQGTKRIQTMLLSSLIMVTSGFKSKSMAAALPPSFLDPLFSISLMEDSELRQLVLEILHNIIDRHDNRAKLRGIRVIPNVAALKIKREKISKQDVAFMKKHGQQLYRHIYLGCKEEDNVHKNFELLFTTLAILTIELANEEVVIDLIRLSIAMQDTALTNEENMPMLVRCGIMALVAAYLNFLSQMIANPPFCQHVSKVIELRSLDAPYLLPEHVFRDKCPLPESLDKEDRLLYFQTAEVAESLAGPGYNAERLSIPYVPQVTDLDRLTRRKSFVDTISLQVDIVSSSLPDKSQLAEEITFETLKKAIDTTGLEEQEREKRRQLMEKFQKAPFEEIAAHCESKANMLHDRLAHIFELTIRPPPSPSGVVSISSGHPQHQSVPVYEMKFPDLCVY